A region from the Natranaerovirga pectinivora genome encodes:
- a CDS encoding response regulator, translating to MEKNIINILIADDHSMIREGLKQLIELEDDIRVIAQAGDGKETIEKIVKCNPDVILLDINMPIMNGLQVLKELKKEKIDAKVLVLTIHNEVEYLYKAVEIGVQGYVLKDSESDVLISAIRSINQGDTYIQPNMASLLFKRMNVKESEKKYNFNNDLTRREIEVLKLITEGLLNKEIAHNLNISEKTVKNHVSNIFKKIDVSDRTQAAVYAIKKNIVDIF from the coding sequence GTGGAAAAAAATATCATAAATATTTTAATTGCAGATGATCATTCAATGATTAGAGAAGGACTTAAGCAGTTAATTGAATTAGAGGACGATATTAGAGTAATAGCACAGGCTGGGGATGGAAAAGAAACTATAGAAAAAATAGTTAAATGTAATCCTGATGTAATTTTGTTAGATATAAATATGCCTATTATGAATGGTTTACAGGTTTTAAAGGAGTTAAAAAAAGAAAAAATTGATGCAAAAGTATTGGTATTAACAATACACAATGAAGTAGAATATCTTTATAAAGCAGTTGAAATAGGTGTACAAGGATATGTTTTAAAAGATTCTGAATCCGATGTACTTATATCAGCTATTAGATCCATAAATCAAGGGGATACTTATATACAACCTAATATGGCATCTTTATTATTTAAGCGTATGAATGTAAAAGAAAGCGAAAAAAAATATAATTTTAATAATGATTTAACCAGAAGAGAAATAGAAGTACTTAAGCTTATAACTGAAGGGTTGTTAAATAAGGAAATTGCACATAATTTAAATATAAGTGAAAAGACAGTTAAAAACCACGTTTCTAATATCTTTAAAAAAATTGATGTTTCTGATCGCACACAAGCAGCTGTATATGCAATTAAGAAAAATATAGTAGATATTTTTTAA
- a CDS encoding ParB/RepB/Spo0J family partition protein — MASKKGLGKGLSALITENIKDVKEETNSLKEGVVVLNINNIEPNKEQPRKHFNEDALSELSDSIKQYGVIQPIIVQKKNDYYAIIAGERRWRASKLAGLKEVPVIIKDFSSQKILEISLIENIQREDLNPIEEAKAFQRLIKEFNLKQDDVAEKVSKSRSAIANSLRLLNLDHRVQEMVIDEMISSGHSRALLSLEDKDAQYRIANKIFDEKLSVRETEKLIKELLTPKKEKNTKTKTNPIYTDIEERLKEILGTKVKINNKNNKKGKIEIEYYSQEELENIIDILESNG; from the coding sequence ATGGCTTCTAAAAAAGGTTTAGGAAAAGGATTGTCAGCACTTATAACTGAAAATATAAAGGATGTTAAAGAAGAAACCAACTCATTGAAAGAAGGCGTTGTGGTTTTAAATATTAATAATATTGAACCTAATAAAGAACAGCCAAGAAAACACTTTAATGAGGATGCTTTAAGTGAATTATCGGATTCTATTAAGCAGTATGGCGTTATTCAGCCCATAATTGTTCAAAAGAAAAATGATTATTATGCTATTATTGCAGGAGAAAGAAGATGGAGAGCATCTAAATTAGCTGGCTTAAAAGAAGTTCCAGTTATTATTAAGGATTTTTCATCTCAAAAAATTTTAGAAATATCATTAATTGAGAATATACAAAGAGAAGACCTTAATCCTATTGAGGAAGCGAAAGCTTTTCAAAGATTAATTAAGGAATTTAATCTTAAGCAAGATGATGTGGCAGAAAAAGTATCAAAAAGCAGATCGGCTATTGCTAATTCTTTGCGTTTGCTTAATTTAGATCATAGAGTGCAAGAGATGGTTATTGATGAAATGATATCAAGTGGACATTCTAGAGCATTGCTTTCATTAGAGGATAAAGATGCTCAGTATAGAATTGCTAATAAGATATTTGATGAAAAATTAAGCGTTAGAGAAACAGAAAAACTTATTAAAGAATTGCTAACACCTAAAAAGGAAAAAAACACTAAAACAAAAACAAATCCTATTTATACTGATATAGAAGAAAGACTTAAGGAAATATTAGGGACTAAAGTTAAAATCAATAATAAAAACAATAAAAAAGGTAAAATTGAGATTGAGTATTACTCACAAGAAGAACTTGAAAACATAATTGATATATTAGAAAGCAATGGATAA
- a CDS encoding YkuS family protein, whose product MKIGIQENLEEVYKALKNKGYNVTNNKESVDMYIYDGKDFGGVFNSVHNDDQGVLMINCNNKNISDIEFMINQKKYSNLF is encoded by the coding sequence TTGAAAATTGGTATTCAAGAAAATTTAGAAGAAGTATATAAAGCATTAAAAAACAAAGGTTATAATGTTACAAATAATAAAGAATCAGTGGATATGTATATTTATGATGGAAAAGACTTTGGAGGGGTATTTAATTCTGTTCATAATGATGATCAAGGGGTATTAATGATAAACTGTAACAATAAAAATATTTCAGATATCGAATTTATGATAAATCAAAAAAAATATTCTAATTTATTCTAA
- a CDS encoding DUF4446 family protein, whose translation MDQLEYYIEYYNIYIVCGMIIAVILLFIIALIQQIKISNFRKKYNLFMKSGEVDIEKLLISQINKIEGVENHLTKIDKNQILLDKRIDSTYQKIGIVKYNAFKEMGGNLSFAIVLLNYYNNGVLINGIHSRDGSYTYVKTIENGKTSVQLSPEENEALDKAIRQ comes from the coding sequence ATGGATCAATTAGAATATTACATTGAATATTACAATATATATATTGTTTGTGGAATGATAATTGCAGTAATATTGCTTTTTATAATTGCACTTATTCAACAAATTAAAATAAGTAACTTTAGAAAAAAATACAACTTATTTATGAAAAGTGGCGAAGTAGATATAGAAAAATTATTAATTAGCCAAATAAATAAAATTGAAGGCGTAGAAAATCATCTTACAAAAATCGACAAAAATCAAATTTTATTAGATAAAAGAATTGATAGTACATACCAAAAAATAGGTATTGTGAAGTATAATGCATTTAAAGAAATGGGTGGCAATCTAAGTTTTGCAATTGTGCTACTTAATTATTATAATAATGGTGTATTGATAAATGGCATACATAGTAGAGATGGAAGTTATACTTACGTAAAGACTATTGAAAATGGAAAAACAAGTGTACAACTATCCCCAGAAGAAAATGAAGCATTAGATAAAGCAATAAGACAATAG
- a CDS encoding ParB/RepB/Spo0J family partition protein, with protein sequence MFKNYNIKEIDINLISTNPNQPRQIFNDEMIDDLMNSIKEYGIMQPLTVRKIDNKKFELIAGERRLRASKKLGLKKVPVIINQVDNKDSAVLALVENIQRENLNFIEEAYAYKRLIEEFNYTQQELAISMGKSQSTIANKLRILKLDKGIIQEINNNNLTERHARALLKLKDESNQVIAIKEILENDLNVKSTEEFISNLLEGHNNTKSDDSQINNTEINNKTKDKKVTVKNSLKDLRVINNTISQTVDVLKSLGLDVTYNTKETDNTYQINIVIPIKN encoded by the coding sequence ATGTTTAAGAATTATAATATAAAAGAAATAGATATTAATTTAATAAGCACTAACCCAAACCAACCAAGACAAATATTTAATGACGAAATGATAGATGATTTAATGAATTCTATCAAAGAATATGGTATCATGCAGCCTTTAACAGTTAGAAAAATAGATAATAAAAAATTTGAATTAATTGCTGGTGAAAGAAGATTAAGAGCTTCAAAAAAATTAGGTTTAAAAAAAGTACCTGTTATAATAAACCAAGTAGATAATAAAGATTCTGCAGTTTTAGCTTTAGTTGAAAATATTCAAAGAGAAAATTTGAATTTTATTGAGGAAGCCTATGCTTATAAGAGATTAATCGAAGAGTTTAATTATACTCAACAAGAATTGGCTATAAGTATGGGAAAAAGTCAATCAACTATTGCAAATAAATTAAGAATATTAAAACTTGATAAAGGTATTATTCAAGAAATTAATAATAATAATTTAACTGAAAGACATGCAAGAGCATTACTTAAGTTAAAAGATGAAAGTAATCAAGTAATTGCAATTAAAGAGATTTTAGAGAATGATTTAAATGTAAAAAGTACTGAAGAATTTATTAGCAATTTATTAGAAGGTCATAATAATACTAAAAGCGATGACAGTCAGATTAATAATACTGAAATAAATAATAAAACAAAAGATAAGAAAGTAACTGTAAAGAACTCATTAAAAGATCTTCGAGTTATTAATAATACAATTTCTCAAACAGTGGATGTTCTTAAAAGTTTGGGTCTAGATGTTACTTATAATACTAAAGAAACAGATAATACATATCAAATTAATATTGTTATACCTATAAAGAATTAA
- a CDS encoding nuclease-related domain-containing protein has translation MRGKMSMYIRVLNDEFYIFLLFIFLVLAIKYVTRNKKYGDIGEKLTAKSIKRICKKKKCILLKNVRLPLYDTITEIDLIIICKGGVICVENKHLSGIINGQTNEKYWYQNKRGIVKKIYNPIYQNEGHIKCLTHHFNKKGLKDVKIYSYIVFSNKNVVLNIVDSRLVTIRDLKNIIKKKYNDKCKLTTKEIFNVINQIKT, from the coding sequence TTGAGAGGGAAGATGTCCATGTATATTAGAGTATTAAACGATGAATTTTATATTTTTCTATTATTTATATTTTTAGTTTTGGCTATAAAATATGTAACTAGAAATAAGAAGTATGGGGATATAGGTGAAAAATTAACTGCAAAATCTATTAAAAGAATATGTAAAAAAAAGAAATGTATATTGTTGAAAAATGTTAGGTTGCCCTTATATGATACAATAACGGAAATAGATTTAATAATTATTTGTAAAGGTGGTGTAATATGTGTAGAAAATAAACATCTATCTGGAATAATTAATGGACAAACTAATGAAAAATATTGGTATCAAAATAAAAGAGGTATAGTAAAAAAAATATACAATCCTATTTATCAGAATGAAGGTCATATAAAATGTTTAACACACCACTTTAATAAAAAAGGATTGAAGGATGTAAAGATATATAGCTATATTGTTTTTTCTAATAAGAATGTGGTTTTAAATATTGTGGATAGCAGACTAGTAACCATAAGAGATTTAAAAAATATCATTAAAAAGAAGTATAATGATAAATGTAAATTAACTACAAAAGAAATATTTAATGTAATAAATCAAATTAAAACTTAA
- a CDS encoding ParA family protein produces MSRIIAVANQKGGVGKTTTAINLAACLAEKGKKVLTIDIDPQGNTTSGLGIDKTELEHTIYHLMLGESDIEECILENIFENLSLLPANVDLAGAEIELISVESREFLLKKYIEKIKDQYEYIIIDCPPSLSILTLNALTTANTVLVPIQCEFYALEGLTQLINTINLVKSRLNSNLELEGVVFTMYDARTNLSLQVVEEVKKNLHTNIYKTIIPRNVRLGEAPSHGLPINIYDSNSKGAESYRLLADEVIDR; encoded by the coding sequence ATGAGTCGAATTATTGCTGTTGCAAATCAAAAAGGTGGCGTAGGGAAAACGACTACTGCTATTAATTTAGCTGCATGTTTAGCGGAAAAAGGCAAGAAAGTATTAACAATAGATATAGATCCACAAGGAAATACAACCAGTGGATTAGGTATAGACAAAACAGAACTTGAGCATACCATATATCATTTAATGCTAGGTGAAAGTGACATAGAAGAATGTATATTAGAAAACATTTTTGAAAACTTATCATTATTACCTGCCAATGTAGACCTAGCTGGAGCTGAAATTGAACTAATAAGTGTAGAGTCGAGAGAATTTTTATTAAAGAAGTATATAGAAAAAATAAAAGATCAATATGAGTATATTATTATTGATTGTCCCCCATCCCTAAGTATTCTTACTCTAAATGCATTAACAACAGCAAATACAGTATTAGTGCCTATACAGTGTGAATTTTATGCCTTGGAAGGATTGACTCAGTTAATTAATACAATTAATTTAGTTAAGAGTAGATTAAATTCTAATTTAGAATTAGAAGGGGTTGTATTTACAATGTATGATGCAAGGACAAACCTATCATTACAAGTTGTTGAAGAAGTAAAGAAAAATTTACATACAAATATTTATAAAACAATAATACCAAGAAATGTAAGATTAGGCGAAGCACCAAGTCACGGGTTGCCAATTAATATATATGATTCAAACTCTAAGGGAGCTGAAAGTTATAGATTATTAGCAGATGAGGTAATAGATAGATAG
- a CDS encoding alpha/beta fold hydrolase, which produces MKRKNKFLLITLVSILTICIINKSISILSTMKNKLYSYNAQYFQWRFGKIYYTKQGKGSPILLVHNLNTLYSDTEWSQIIKKLQSKHTVYTIDLLGCGRSDKPKLTYTSYLYVQLITDFIKNIIKEPTNVVTTGHSSSFITMACYQNPELFNKLLYINPESIKTLNRCPRKRNQINKVLLESPIIGTLLYNIIHSKFAILKRFNKSFIKKTASKQKFLDILHESSHLNIDGSKYLFASIKNLYTNINMVNALKQINNSIYIISTDSKVDVVDEYISINSSIETSNISNSGIYPHMELPNQVQDVFDIYFN; this is translated from the coding sequence GTGAAAAGAAAAAATAAATTTCTACTAATTACTTTAGTAAGTATACTTACCATATGTATCATTAATAAATCTATATCTATTTTATCAACTATGAAGAATAAATTATATTCTTATAATGCACAATATTTTCAATGGAGATTTGGAAAAATATATTATACCAAACAAGGTAAGGGTAGCCCTATTTTATTAGTTCATAACTTAAATACATTATACTCAGATACTGAATGGTCTCAGATAATAAAAAAGCTTCAAAGCAAACATACAGTATATACAATTGACTTATTGGGGTGTGGTAGATCTGATAAGCCAAAATTAACTTATACCTCGTATTTATATGTACAACTCATCACTGATTTTATTAAAAATATTATAAAAGAACCTACTAATGTGGTAACTACAGGACATTCCTCATCATTTATAACAATGGCTTGTTACCAAAATCCTGAACTATTTAACAAACTTTTATATATAAATCCAGAAAGTATAAAAACACTTAATAGATGTCCTCGTAAAAGAAATCAAATTAATAAAGTATTATTAGAGTCACCTATTATTGGTACATTATTATATAATATTATTCATTCAAAGTTTGCCATTTTAAAGAGGTTTAATAAATCTTTTATTAAAAAAACAGCTAGTAAACAAAAATTCTTAGATATTTTACATGAATCATCTCATCTTAATATAGATGGAAGTAAATATCTCTTTGCATCAATAAAGAATTTATATACAAATATTAATATGGTTAATGCTTTAAAACAGATAAATAATTCAATATATATTATCTCAACAGATTCAAAAGTTGATGTTGTAGATGAATATATATCTATTAATTCATCTATTGAGACATCTAATATTAGTAATTCAGGTATTTACCCACATATGGAATTGCCTAATCAAGTACAGGATGTATTTGATATTTATTTTAACTAA
- a CDS encoding GNAT family N-acetyltransferase, translating into MLKGEYRYGTDNLSEAFNIRKTVFGKEFNFLEEELFDDFELDSIHVLIYYKDIAIGTGRLYYSGESYKIGRIAVLKEYRKNGIGEFLVNMLIDKALLLGADEVIVHSQERAVDFYKKLGFHTIDNIPFKEFNIPHIKMIYYKKNNNKCKS; encoded by the coding sequence ATGCTAAAAGGTGAATATAGATATGGAACAGATAATCTATCAGAGGCATTTAATATTAGAAAAACTGTTTTTGGTAAGGAATTTAATTTCCTTGAAGAAGAATTATTTGATGACTTTGAATTAGATTCAATTCATGTCTTAATTTATTATAAAGATATAGCAATAGGAACAGGAAGATTATATTATAGTGGTGAATCCTATAAAATTGGTAGAATTGCAGTTTTAAAAGAATATAGAAAAAATGGTATAGGTGAATTCCTTGTTAATATGCTTATTGATAAAGCCCTTTTATTAGGTGCTGATGAAGTAATAGTACATTCACAAGAAAGAGCTGTGGATTTTTATAAAAAGTTAGGATTTCATACAATAGATAATATCCCTTTTAAAGAGTTTAATATACCTCATATAAAAATGATATATTATAAAAAAAATAATAATAAATGTAAAAGTTAA
- a CDS encoding sensor histidine kinase, which yields MKDNELHRLDDIIKNISKSIKTSISEVSDMYSSSKREYIDLEKEFRNLKIEATNSIIKVNEIENRLQICLDNIKEKNSYSEFENELDELRVQLALEKERECNLIQRRNVIENHLRTMLYINSKAEKLGKNFELAENFLTGNLNIMSQTLDKIHNNEIFGIKILEAQENERQRIAREMHDGPAQSLTNLVHKTELCIKLIDKDPIRTSLELQSLKSVIRSTIDDIRRIIYNLRPMSIDDLGLIPTIERYIDKIQEETTFTIELKVNNNEYNINSIINLTLFRIIQESLNNIIKYAKATNVTIMITYNKESIELEIVDNGVGFNINDYKNNKEINKGFGLSMMKERVYLLSGHIDIQSTINKGTKYYVMVPTNKEDF from the coding sequence ATGAAAGACAACGAGTTACATAGACTTGATGATATTATAAAAAACATATCTAAATCTATAAAAACCAGCATATCAGAAGTTTCCGATATGTATTCTTCTTCAAAAAGAGAATATATTGATCTAGAAAAAGAATTTCGCAATTTAAAAATAGAAGCTACTAACTCTATTATAAAGGTAAATGAGATTGAAAATAGATTGCAAATATGTCTAGATAATATTAAAGAAAAAAACTCTTATAGTGAATTCGAGAATGAACTTGATGAACTCCGTGTCCAATTAGCTTTAGAGAAGGAAAGAGAATGCAATTTGATACAAAGGAGAAATGTTATAGAAAACCATTTAAGAACTATGTTATACATTAACAGTAAAGCAGAAAAACTAGGAAAAAATTTTGAACTAGCTGAAAACTTTTTAACAGGAAATCTTAATATTATGTCTCAGACATTAGATAAAATACATAATAATGAAATATTTGGTATAAAAATATTAGAAGCTCAAGAAAATGAAAGACAAAGAATTGCTAGAGAAATGCATGATGGGCCAGCACAAAGTTTAACTAATTTGGTTCATAAAACTGAATTATGTATAAAATTAATTGACAAAGATCCTATAAGAACAAGTTTAGAATTGCAAAGTCTAAAGAGTGTTATTAGAAGTACCATTGATGATATAAGAAGAATTATATATAATTTAAGACCTATGTCTATAGATGATTTGGGATTAATTCCAACGATAGAAAGGTATATTGATAAAATTCAAGAAGAAACAACATTTACTATTGAATTAAAGGTGAATAACAATGAATATAATATAAATTCTATTATCAATTTAACATTATTTAGAATTATACAAGAGTCATTAAATAATATAATAAAATATGCTAAAGCTACAAATGTTACTATAATGATTACTTATAATAAAGAATCTATTGAATTAGAGATAGTTGATAATGGCGTAGGATTTAATATTAATGATTATAAAAATAATAAAGAAATAAATAAAGGATTTGGATTATCTATGATGAAAGAAAGAGTTTACTTATTGTCTGGTCATATAGATATTCAATCTACAATTAATAAAGGAACTAAGTATTATGTAATGGTACCTACCAACAAGGAGGATTTTTAA